The Enhydrobacter sp. sequence GAGGCGAGGGGGAACGCACGCTCTCTGCTTAAGCCGGCACCGGGATGGCGCGCTGGTTGTAGAGCAGCTTGCGGATGCGGGCCTGCTCCTCGGGCGGAAGCTTGGTGACGTCGCTCGAAAGGTCGCTGCCGACCGCCATGCCCTTCTGCACGGCCGGGCGCGCGCCGATCTCCTCGAACCAGTGCTTGAAGTGCTTGAATTCCTCGATGTCCTGGCCCTGACCCTTCCAGTTCACGGTCCATGGATAGCAGATCATGTCCGCGATCGTGTACTGGTCGCCCGCGAGATACTTGTGGCGATAGAGCCGGTTGTTCAACACACCGTAAAGCCGGTTGACCTCGTCGGTGAAGCGGCGGATCGCGTAGGTCTGGTCGCCATGCTGCTTCTGGTCGAGCCGGCGGAAGTGGCCGCATTCGCCGGTCTTCGGCCCCTGGTTGGCCATCTGCCACATGACCCACTGGTTCACGTCGTAGCGCGTGCGCAGGTCTTGCGGATAGAACTTCCCGGCCTTCTCGGCGATGTACATCATGATCGCGCCCGACTCGAACACCGTGATCGGTGCGCCGCCGCCTTTCGGCTCGTGATCGACCATCACCGGCATGCGGTGATTGGGATTCATCTCGAGGAACGCCTTGTCGAACTGATCGCCCTTCTGGATGTTCACGGCGACGATCCTGTAAGGCAGGCCGCACTCCTCCAGCAGGATGGTGACCTTCTTGCCGTTGGGCGTGGGCCAGTAGTGCAGATCGATCATGGTAGCTCCTCCATCGGTTGGCGGAGCTTAGCGCAACACCGGCGCTGCTGCAGCGCCACGAACAGTCGTCTGTCCGCTCAGGCTGCCTTCTTGGCCTTGAAAAGCTTGCGCAGCTCGTCCTTCGCCTTGTCGAGCGTGCGACGCCGCCGTGCGGGCAGGTTCTTGCCGGCCCGGTTGATGTAGAAAGTCAGCATCGACATCGCCGAGCGCAGGGGCGCGGACTTGCGGCGGTGGCTGCGTTCGGCCGAGCGCTTCAGCGAGGCTGCGATCTCGCGTGCGCTGCGCTTGTTGAACACGCCGCCTTCGAGATCGAGCGCGTTGCTGGTGCGCGTCACGCGCGCCGACCATTTGCGGTTCCCGGAGGACCGGCGGGACGGACGTCGCGACGGGCGTCGTCTGGCTGCCATGACGAAGAAACGCTGCGCGCCGGCCGGTCGTTGCCTAACGTGCGACGATGAAACGGGAGAAGGGGCCGCGCTGGTCGGCCGGCAGGAGCGGCGGCGCGGCGTCGATCTTGAGCTCCACCTCGCAGCTCGCATCGTTCGAGAGCGTGGCGAAATTGTCGAGCTTGTCGAAGTCGGACTTGGCGAAGCCCGCCTCGCGCAGCATGTCGCGGACCTTGTCGCGCGAGGCGACGGGCTGGGGACTGCCGCTGCGGCCGCTGCGATAGGCGGCCTCCATCGCGACCAGCACGTTGCGGAAGAGCCGCCGGCCCTCGGCATCGAGCTTGTCGGGGCGCGAGATGCCGCCGATCGCGAATTCTCGGCAGGCGGGTGGATCGGCCTTCTGCAGGTGCTTCACCAGCTCGACCCGCGCGGCCATCGCCGCCACCACGCTCGCATCGTCGGCGTTGCGCAGGACGGGCGCGATGACGTCGCGGCGCAGTTCGCCCACGATCTGCAGCGGCCGCGTCGGGCCGCCGGTCGTGGGATTGCGCGCCTCCTCGCGCAATGCCTCGCGCAGCCGGTCCTCGAATTCCGGATGGTCGGCGATGGCGAGGCCCATGAGCGGCATGCGGCGCAGATCAGCGAGCGCCTTCTCGGTCGGGCTGAATTCCTGGTAGACGGCATAGCCGCCCCAGATCGCCACGCCCAGCACGATCAGCGCCACCGCGATCGACGTTGCAAGTTTACGGCGTTTCACGGCTGAAGCATTACAGAAGGCCGGCCGGTGAGGCCAGCCTGCACGGCGCAAACGACGCATCCCTCTTTGGACCGCGCATCCTGCGCGCTCCGTGAGCCAAAAGTTTGCCGCCGTGCGATCCTACTTCGGCGTGTTCTTATCCAGGAAAGCGCGCACGCGTTTGATCGATTCCTGCAGATGGGTCGGGCCACGCCAGTCTTTCTGGACCTCGATATCGGGTGCGAGAGCGGCGATCTCCTCGCTGGTCCTGGGCGGATGCGGCTTGTCGGTGCCGGGCTGGAGGAAGAGTGGCGTGCGGCAGGCCTTCACGAAATCGCGCGTCACCGAGAAGACGAAGTCGCCGCCGAACATGTTGTGGCCGAAGGCGTCGATCGTCTCCTGCGTGATCGACGGATCGCGCGCCCGCACCGTTTCGCCATAGCCCTTGACGGCAGCGTCCCAGACGTCGCGGTTTTCCCACAGGCCGATCGGGTTCTGCAGCACCGCGGCGGCGATGCGCGCGGGATCGTGCTCGATCGCCTCGAAGCAGTAGCTGCCGCCGATGCAGCCGCCCATCACATGGAACTTGCCGAAGCCCAGATGATCCATCAGCGCGAAATGGTCGTCGGCAAAAGTGTGCCAGCCGTGGTCGGGTCGCACCTCGGCGACCGATTTGCCGGCATTGCGCTGATCCATGCCGATCACCGTGAACTTGTCGGCGAGCGCGACCATCGGGTTCATCCAGGCGGCGGGCTGGCCGGGATTGGCAGGGCTCGCTTTCCAGTAGGCGAGCTGCGACTTCAGCCCGCCCGGCGCATAGAGCAGGACCGGAAAGCCCTGGCCATGGACCTCGTAGTAGAGCTCGGCGTCGGCGCGCTTGAACATCGGCATGGCAGTCCTCCCGGATCGCACGATCAGTTGACCGATTCGTCTCGACCGGAGTCAAGGAACTCCCGTCTCGTCGCGGAACGCCCCGGTCAGGAGACCAGGCTCCAGGCAAGCTCGGCGCGCTCGCGCGGTGCCTTGCTCACCTTGATCGAATCCGGATTGGACGAATTGCCGGCAAGGCCGCGGCGGTAGACGCCTTGCGCGATGGCGGCGAGACGGAACAGTGAGAAAGCGAGATAGTAGTTCCAGTGCTGGATGCGCTCGCGACCGGTGCGCCGGCAGTAGGCCGCCACGTAGTCGTCCTCGGTCGGCAGGCCGAGCTTGCCGAGATCGACGTTGGCAAAGCCGTGCGGCGGCTCGCCGAGATGATAGCCGATGCAGTTGTAGGCGAGATCGCAAAGAGGATGGCCGAGCGTGGACAGCTCCCAGTCGAGCACGGCGACGATGCGCGGCTCGACCGGATGGACGATCAGGTTGCCCAGCCGATAGTCGCCGTGGACGATGGTCGTCGGATCCTCGGCCGGGATGTTCTCGGGCAGCCAGGCGATCAGCTTGTCCATGGCCGGGATGTTCTCGGTCTTGAGCTCGGCATACTGCCGGCTCCAGCGCGAGAGCTGGCGGGCGATATACTGGCCGCTGCGACCGTAGTCGCCCAGGCCGACCGCGACGGGATCGACCTTGTGCAGGCGAGCCAGCACGTCGTTCATGGAATCGAAGATCGCCGCCCGTTCCTCGGCGGTGCAGCCGGGCATCGACGGATCGGTGAGGATGCGGCCCTCCACGCAGCTCATGAGATAGAACATCTGGCCGATCACCGACTTGTCGGCACAAAGCAGATGGGCCGGCGCGACCGGCACGTCTGTCGCCGCCAGCGCCGAGATCACGCGGAATTCGCGGTCGACCTGGTGTGCCGAGGCGACGAGCTTGCCTGGCGGTTTCTTGCGCAGCACGAAGTCCCCGCGCCGGCCGTTCACCATCTCGGCCGACAAAAAGAAAGTCGGGTTGGAATGGCCGGAGTCGAACTGGTGCACCTCGAGCCCGCCGCGATAGCCGGCGAGATGGCCGCGCAGGTAGCGGTCGAGCGAGGCCACGTCGAAACGATGGCGCTCCATGACCGGAACGGTCTTGGCATAGATGGGCATGGCGCACCGACACTAGGGCGCGCGCGAGGAAAGGCAATTTTGAAGGAGAGCTGCGCTCCGCCGTGAGGAACAGCCGGCGCTAGCGGCGGCGGCGCGTGGCTGCGAAATAGAGCGCGACGCCGAGCAGGGCATAGAAGCCGCCGATGATCGCCCAGGCCCCGGCCGGATCGACCTCGCGCTCGAGCACCGCGAAGGCTGCTTGCGTGAAGCAGACCAAGGCGAACACGCCGCCGGCGAAGGCGGCGACGACGAACAGCGCGCGCGTCAGCGCGTCGGTCGCCGCGTCACGCAGGTTGCGGGCGGCGATGGCGCTGGTGGCGAGGCGGAGAAGGGGGCCGATCATCGTGGAAAGCGCCCCCGGCGAGGGGGCGCTACGGGAGGCTGGCCTTGCCGCGGCCGGACTAGTGCCGCCGACAAAGGTACCCCGCGAGGAAGCCGATGCCGGCGATGGCGGCGAGCGTGCCGAACGGCCGCTCCTGGACCGTCTCGATCAGCGAGTCGGACGCCTTCTCGCGCAGCTCGGCCGACCTCTTGGCCAGCGCGTCCATGCGGTCGCGGGCGGTCTCGCCATACTCGTCGATGAAGTTCTGCGCGGCCTCGATCACGGCGTCGATCGCCTGCTTGCTCTTGCTCTCGACGGCGCCCAGCACGCGACTTGCACCGTCACTGGTCTCGCTTTCCATCGCCGCCGACAGCTTCTTGAGCTGCGCCTTCAAGGCATTGATTTCCTTGACCAGATCCTTGTTGGTGGAAGCGGCTAGACCGTTGGCGCGCATGGATAGTCCTCCGGGCTGCGAGGTTATTCCTGCGCACATAACGCTGCAGAGGGCCAGAAGTTTCCTGAGTTTCAGCCGTCCCAGACGTTTTGCGGCATCGGCAGCTTCGCGAAGTCGGCCACTGCCAGCGGCGTTCCATGCACGATGCCTTCCTTGTCCAGCAGCATCATGTATTGCCGGACGTGCTGGCCGCAGTGCCAGGTCGTGCGCTCCATCAGCTCGTGCAGCGACTGCGGACCGTAATAGGTGTCGAGCATCTTGCCGGGCGAGATGTCGCCTTCCGCCCACCAGTCGGCGAAATGTCGACGCACCTTCACTCCATAGGCGACCAGCGTCGCGGCGTCGGCATCGGCCGCGGGCTCCTCGCGGAACATGGTCTGGACCAGCTTTATTCCCCGGTTGGCGCCCAGGAAGGCGTCGACCACCCGGAAGAGATGGAAGGCGAGGGTGCGGTAGCTGCGCGGCCGCCCAGGGACGTGGGTGCCGAGGCGGTCGTAGGGCATGAGCGGGATCAGCTCCAGCGCTGCGCCCATGAACTTGTCGACCCGCTCGGCCAGCTCCTTCGTCGAAAGCTGCGGGCCTGAATTCTCGTTCAGGCCGAGGAAGTCGACGATTTGCTTGGTGCTCTGGCCGAACGTGAATTTGGTCCCGCGGGCGAGCACCGGCACCGAGCGCACGCCGAGTCGTTGCAGCTCGGCCATGCCTTCCGGGTCTTCAAGCACATTCACCGAAACGAAGTCGATCCCACGGACCGATAGAAACTCCTTGAGTCTCAGGCAGCTCGTTCAACCGGGCTGCCAGAACACCTTCAGCGGGAGATTGGTCTCAGCCGACATCGAGCCTCCATTGGCATGCGCGCCGAGCCTACGCCCCGCGATGCATTCCAACAAGTCTCTCACGCCGGCTTGTGACAGACGATGCAGACCTTGTTGCCGTCGGGATCGCGCACATAGGCGCCGTAATAGTTCGGATGATAGTGCGTGCGCAGGCCGGGCTGGCCTTCATCGCGGCCGCCGGCGGCCATGGCCGCCGCATGGGCCTTGTCGACCGCTGTGCGGTCGGATGCCTCGAGGCCGATCGTGATGCCGTTGCCGGCCGTCGCCGCCTTCTTGTCGAGCGGCCGCACGATCCAGAGCTGCGGCCGCCCGTCCGACCGACCGTAAGCCACCGCCTCCGGATAATCGGCATGGCGCACCAGCCGCAGCGCGGCCGTGACGCCGTCGTAGAAACGCTTCGCGCGGGGGGGATGTCGTTGCTGCCGACTGTGACATGGCTGAACATGACGATGCTTCCCTTTCTTTGGCTTCTGCTCCGACGCGGCGTGCTTCGGTCCGGAACGTCATGATGCGCGAAGGCTGCGTTGCATCAAGACCGTATCGACCCATCGGCCGCCGGTGTGCGCCGCCTCGCGGCAACACCGATGTCGCGCAGCAGGCGATCGTCGAGCCCGCGCAGCGTGTCGAGCCGGCGGCGGCGTGAGAGCGGCGAGGCGCCGAGATAGGCATTCTGCACGATGCGGCTAGGCGCGCACGCACTTGCCCTCGCTGAAGCCGGAGGCGGCGCGGCGCAGCGCCGACACGGTTTCGCGCAGGCCGCGGTGCAGCGGCTTGTCGCGGCGCATCACCAGCCCGATCTTGCGCGACAGCCTGGGTGAAAGCGACTGCACCAGGAGGTTGGAGGCCTTGTAGGCGCCGTCGACGGCCATGCGCGGGACGACGCCGCAGCCGAGCCCCGCGCCGACCAGTTCCTTGATCGCCTCGACGCTGTCCAGCTCCATGGCGGGCTTCACCAGGAAGCCGGCCTCGGCAAACCAGTCGTCGACGATGCGCCGCGTCTGCGAGCCCGCTTCGTGCAGCACGATCGGATGGCGCGCCAGCACGGCGGGCGTCACCGCCTTGGGCAGCATGCCGCCCTTGCGCGGCGACAGCACCACGAACTCGTCGTCGAACAGCGGCGTCACCTCGAACATGCGGCCGGGAGCCGGTAGCGTCACCAGGCCGAGATCGAGCGTGTTCTCCTCGACCTGCTTCAGGATGTCGACCGAGTTGCCGGTGTTGACGATCACCTCCAGCGAGGTGAACTGGCGCCGCAGCTCACGCAGCACCGGCGGCAGGAAATGGATGCAGGCCGTGGCGCCCGTGCCGATGCGTACGCGGCTGATCGAGCCCTCGACGTAGGGTGCGATCGCGTCGTGCGCCGCCGTCGTCGCCTCGAAGATGCGGCGCGCATGCAGCAGCAGCTCGGCGCCGGCCGGCGTCGGCGTCGCGCGCTTGCCCACCCGCTCGATCAGCCGCACGCCCAGCCGCTTCTCGAGCTGGCGGATCTGCAGGCTCACCGCCGGCTGGGTGAGGTTGAGCCGGTCCGCCGTGGCCGAAAAGCTGCCGAGCTCGATCACCTGGGTGAAGGTGTCGAGATGATCGAGGTTGAGGTTGCGCGGTCTCAAAGTATTCCTTATGATCTGCATAAGGCAGAAAAGGAATATTAATATACAAAGTTTGCCCGAGGCGCGCGACCGCCGAAATCCAGGAGCAGGCTGCAGGCGTCACGAGGCGGCCGGTGCGTAGGCGACGGCGAGCTGGCGGGAGACGAGGCGGGCATAGAGACCGCCTTTCGCCAGCAGCGAGGCATGCGTGCCGGTCTCGGCGACGCGGCCCTCGTCCAGCACCACGATGAGGTCGGCGCCGCGCACCGTCGAGAGCCGATGGGCGATGACGATGGTGGTGCGGTCGGCCTGCAGGAGATCGAGCGCGCGGCGCACCGCCTGCTCGTTCACCGCGTCGAGATGCGAGGTCGCCTCGTCGAGCACCAGGATCGGCGCGTCCTTCAGGAAGGCGCGGGCGATGGCGACGCGCTGACGCTGGCCGCCGCTGAGACTCATGCCGCGCTCGCCCACCGGCGAATCGAGGCCGTCGGGCAGCGTCGCCACCAGCTCGGCGAGCGAGGCATGCTCGATTGCGGCTTGCAACTCGGCCTCCGAGGCGTCCGGGCGGGCGATCAGGATGTTGGCGCGCAGCGTGTCGTTGAAAAGATAGGTGTCCTGCGCCACGAGCGCGATCAGCCGGCGCAGCTCGTCGAGCCTGTAGTCCCTGAGATCGGCGCCGTTCAGCGTGATGCGGCCCTGCTCGGGATCCCAGAAGCGCATCAGGAGCTGCGCCGTGGTCGTCTTGCCTGCGCCCGACGTGCCGACCAGGGCCACCGTCTTGCCGGCGGGGATGGTGAAGCTCACGTCGGCGAGCGCGCGGCGATTCTGGCCGGGGTAGGTGAAGCTCACGCGCTCCAGCGCGAGCGACGCGGCTCCCCTCCTCGGCGGCACGCCCGGGCCATCGCGCACCGGGATCGGCTCGTTGGCCAGCGCATAGACGCGCCGGGTGGCGCCCAGCGTGTCGGCGAGCTGGCGGCCGATCTGGGCGATCTCCGACACCGGCAGGAAGGCCGCCATGGCGAGGATGGTGAGAAGCGGCAGCAGGCCGGGATCGACCGCCCCCCCGGTGGAGAGGATGGCGCCGGTCACGACCACGGCGAGGCCGCCCAGGCCCGTCATCACCTCGAGCAGGCTGTGCTGCAGGGTGAGCTCGCGGAAGAACGGCAGGCGCAGGTCGATATGCCGCTGCGTAAGCTCGTTCAGGCGATCGCCGCGCCGGCTCTCCTGCTGGAAGGCCACGATCTCGCCCAGCCCCTGCACGGAGTCGACGGCGAAGGCGCCGAGCTCGCCGGCCGCTTCCCGTGCCTGCGAGCCGAGACGATCGACGCGCTTGCGCATCAGGAAGGGGCTGAGCCCCACCGCGAGCAGGAACGGCAGCAGCGCGAGCGCGAGCCAGCCGCTCGCCGAGGCCAGCACGACGATCACGACGGCCGGCACGAGGATGGCCACGAAGGCGGGCGCCACCGTATGGGCGAAGAAATACTCGACCAGCTCGATGTCGTGCGTGGCGAGCGCCATCAGGTCACCGGTGCGGCGGCGCACGAGATAGGCCGGCGCCAGCGCCTCGAGCTTGCGGAAGGCATCGATGCGCATCTCAGCCAGCAGCCGGAAGGCCATGTCGTGCGCCAGCCACGATTCGAGCCAGTGCAGCACGCCCGACAGCGGCGCCACGATCGCAAGCGCGATCGCGAGGTTGTTGAAGGGCTCACGATGCTTCAGCGCCAGCACGATCAGCGCCGACAGCACGCCCACGCCGATGAAGGCCAGCACCCGCAGCACGCCGAAGGTGAAGGTGGCGGCGAGCTTGCCCTTCCACGGCAGGATGACCTTCATCAGGTTCGCGACCACCTGGTACCAGGTGAGCCCCTCGGCCTTGATGATGCCTTCGGTGGGAGCGGAGGCGGGGAGGCGGGACTCGGTGTCTTTCGGACCGCGCGCATCCTGCGCGCGCATGAGTGGGCTGGAAGCCCGCAGTCCCGAAGAGCCCTGAGCCTGTTCCGCCATCAGCGTCGCATAGACCCCGCCGCGCGCCATCAGGAAATCGTGCCGGCCTTCCTCGGCGACACGGCCGCCATCGAGCACCAGGATACGGTCGCAGTCGATCACGCTGGACAGGCGATGCGCGAGGATCAGCGTCGTCCGGCCCTGCATCAGGCGGTCGAGCGCTTCCTGGATCACCGCCTCGTTCTCGGCATCGACCGCGGAGAGCGCCTCGTCGAGCACCAGGATCGGCGTGTCGCGCAGCAGCGCCCGGGCGATGGCGAGGCGCTGGCGCTGGCCGCCGGAGAGCTTGATGCCCTTCTCGCCGATCACCGTCCGGTAGCCCTGCGGCAGGCTCTCGATGAAGTCATGGATGTTGGCGGCGCGTGCGGCTTGCTCGAGTTCTTGCTGCGTCGCGCTGGGCCGGCCGAGGCGAATATTCTCCTCGACCGTGCCGTGGAACAGGAAAGTGTCCTGGTTGACCACCGAGATCAGCGAACGGATTTGCTCGAAGGAGAGCGTACGCAGATCATGGCCGCCCAGCGTGATGCGGCCCTCGTCGGGGTCGTAGAAGCGCAGCAGCAGCCGCACGACCGAGGACTTGCCGCCGCCCGACGGGCCGACGATGCCCAGCCGCTCGCCCGCCGCGGCGCGGAAGGAAAGGCCGTCGTGGATCGTGCGCCGCGTGCCGGGATAGGCGAAGCGCACGTCCTCGAAGGCGATGACCGGGGCGATGGCTTTGTCCAGCGGCCGCGGCGAGACGTCGGCGACGGCCGGCCGGTCGTCGAGGATGTGGTAGATGCCCTGCGCCGCCGAGAGTCCCACCATGCCCTGATGCAGGACGGTGCGCAGCTCGCGCATCGGCCGGAAGATTTCCACACCCAGCATCAGGATGACCAGCAGCGAGGCGAGCGCCATCGCGCCCGACTCGACGCGCACCGCGCCATAGATGAGGGCGGCGGCGGCCCCGCAGGCGATCGCGGTGTCGGTGATGCCGCGCGCCAGCGTGTTGGTGGCCAGCACCCACATGGTGCTGCGGAAGAGATCGCGCGCCTCGATCTCGAGCTTGTCGGCGCGCGCCTTGCCCTGGCCGAACGCCTTCAGCGTTGCGAGGCCCTGGATCGAGTCCAGGAACTCGGCGGCGAAGCTCGCATAGCTTTTCTGACGCCGTCCCGAGTTGGCCACGTCCCACTTGTGCCAGAGCGCGGGCGCGAACAGCGCGACGATGGCTGCCGCCAGCATGACCAGCGCCACCGGCAGGTCGATGAAGGCGACCACCGCGAAGATCAGCAGCGGCGAGAGCAGCGCGACCAGGAACTGCGGCAGGAACTGGCCGAAATAGGTCTCGAGCTGCTCGACGCCGTCGATCAGCGAGAGCGTGAGCCCGCCCGAGCGCTGGCGGCCGACCGTGCCGGGTCCCAGGCTCGCGATCTTGTCGTAGATCACGCGGCGCAGGCGCTTCTGCACCCGCGCCGCGGTCTCGTGCGCGACCACGGCGCGCCAGTGCTCGGCCGCGCCGCGCAGCACCATCACCAGCGCGATCAGCAGGATGGGCAACATCAGCGCGGAAGCCGGCACACCGGCGAACACCTGGCCGATCAGCCAGCCCAGCAGACCCAGCCGGGCGACGCCCAGCCCGACCGACAAGAGGCCGACCGCGACCGCCGCCGCGATGCGGCCGCGGACGCCCCTGGTGAAGACAAGAAGGCGCGGTTCGATATGCATGGCGCGATGCTAGGGCGAACATCCACATTCGTCAGTCCACAAAAGGGAAAAACGGCTGTACAAATCTGTACATGACGCCCAGTTGGGACGACCTCCGGATCTTCCTCACGCTGGCCCGCGAGGGCACGCTGACGACCGCCGCCAAGGCGCTGGGCGTCAGCCATCCCACCGTGGCGCGGCGCGTCGCGGCGCTCGAGAGGCAGATCGGCGCGCGTCTGTTCGAGCGGCTGCCGGACCGCTTCGTGCCGACCTCGGCCGGCGAGGAGCTGCTGGGCGACACCGAAGCGATGGAGCGTGCTGCGCTTTCGATCGACCGGCGCAGCGCAGGATTGAGCGACACAGTGCGCGGCGTCGTGCGGCTCTCCGCCGGCGAGGCGATGTCGGCCCTGCTGGCACGCCACCTGCCCGAGCTGCGAAGGCAGCTGGCCGAGATCGAGTTCGAGCTGGTGGCAAGCCACACGCTTGCCAATCTCTCCCGGCGCGAGGCCGACCTCTTGATTCGCGAGCAGGTGCCCGACCTCGGCGACATCGTCGCGCGCAAGCTCGGGCGGGTCGCCTACGCGATCTATGCTCATCCCGCGCTCGCGGTGGCGCGGCTCGGGCCGGCGACGATGAAGGCCGTGCCGTGGGTCGCCTTCGACGACGACCATGCCTACATGCCCGGCCAGCGCTGGCTCGCCGATCGGCTGGACGGGACGCGTCCTGCCGTGCGCGGCAACAACTGGCTGGTGCTGCACGAGGCAGTGCGGGCGGGCGCGGGCTTCGCGATCCTGCCCTGTTATCTCGGCGATCCCGATCCGGGCCTGCAGCGCATGGGCGGCGTGATCGCCGAGGTCTTTGCCGACCAGTGGCTGCTCGTCCATCGCGACCTGCGCGCGCTGCCGCGCATGCGCGCTGCCATGGACGCCGTGGTCGACCTCTTCCAGCGCGAGCGCGCGGTGCTGGAGGGAAGGTCGCCGCGCAACAGCTTCACTGGCGACGTATCGAGACCAGGGGCAAGGTGAAGGTGGCGCTGTCGCCGTGGATGTCCGGCGGCAGCGGTGCGTAGGGCGCGCCGGCGCGCACGCCGGCCACGACGCCTCTGTCGAGCGCCGCAAAGCCGCTCGATCGGGCGACCGCGACATCGAGCAGCCGTCCGTCGCGGGCGATGACGATGCGCAGGACGGTCGTGCCTTCCTGGACGCTCGCCTGGGCCTCGTAGTGATATCCCGCGAGCTTGCGCACGACTTGCCAGAGGTAGTTGTCCGCGACGCGCGCGCGATTGTAGGTGTCCGCGGGATTG is a genomic window containing:
- a CDS encoding alpha/beta fold hydrolase, which translates into the protein MPMFKRADAELYYEVHGQGFPVLLYAPGGLKSQLAYWKASPANPGQPAAWMNPMVALADKFTVIGMDQRNAGKSVAEVRPDHGWHTFADDHFALMDHLGFGKFHVMGGCIGGSYCFEAIEHDPARIAAAVLQNPIGLWENRDVWDAAVKGYGETVRARDPSITQETIDAFGHNMFGGDFVFSVTRDFVKACRTPLFLQPGTDKPHPPRTSEEIAALAPDIEVQKDWRGPTHLQESIKRVRAFLDKNTPK
- a CDS encoding glutathione S-transferase N-terminal domain-containing protein; translation: MIDLHYWPTPNGKKVTILLEECGLPYRIVAVNIQKGDQFDKAFLEMNPNHRMPVMVDHEPKGGGAPITVFESGAIMMYIAEKAGKFYPQDLRTRYDVNQWVMWQMANQGPKTGECGHFRRLDQKQHGDQTYAIRRFTDEVNRLYGVLNNRLYRHKYLAGDQYTIADMICYPWTVNWKGQGQDIEEFKHFKHWFEEIGARPAVQKGMAVGSDLSSDVTKLPPEEQARIRKLLYNQRAIPVPA
- a CDS encoding LysR family transcriptional regulator, which codes for MRPRNLNLDHLDTFTQVIELGSFSATADRLNLTQPAVSLQIRQLEKRLGVRLIERVGKRATPTPAGAELLLHARRIFEATTAAHDAIAPYVEGSISRVRIGTGATACIHFLPPVLRELRRQFTSLEVIVNTGNSVDILKQVEENTLDLGLVTLPAPGRMFEVTPLFDDEFVVLSPRKGGMLPKAVTPAVLARHPIVLHEAGSQTRRIVDDWFAEAGFLVKPAMELDSVEAIKELVGAGLGCGVVPRMAVDGAYKASNLLVQSLSPRLSRKIGLVMRRDKPLHRGLRETVSALRRAASGFSEGKCVRA
- a CDS encoding ABC transporter ATP-binding protein is translated as MHIEPRLLVFTRGVRGRIAAAVAVGLLSVGLGVARLGLLGWLIGQVFAGVPASALMLPILLIALVMVLRGAAEHWRAVVAHETAARVQKRLRRVIYDKIASLGPGTVGRQRSGGLTLSLIDGVEQLETYFGQFLPQFLVALLSPLLIFAVVAFIDLPVALVMLAAAIVALFAPALWHKWDVANSGRRQKSYASFAAEFLDSIQGLATLKAFGQGKARADKLEIEARDLFRSTMWVLATNTLARGITDTAIACGAAAALIYGAVRVESGAMALASLLVILMLGVEIFRPMRELRTVLHQGMVGLSAAQGIYHILDDRPAVADVSPRPLDKAIAPVIAFEDVRFAYPGTRRTIHDGLSFRAAAGERLGIVGPSGGGKSSVVRLLLRFYDPDEGRITLGGHDLRTLSFEQIRSLISVVNQDTFLFHGTVEENIRLGRPSATQQELEQAARAANIHDFIESLPQGYRTVIGEKGIKLSGGQRQRLAIARALLRDTPILVLDEALSAVDAENEAVIQEALDRLMQGRTTLILAHRLSSVIDCDRILVLDGGRVAEEGRHDFLMARGGVYATLMAEQAQGSSGLRASSPLMRAQDARGPKDTESRLPASAPTEGIIKAEGLTWYQVVANLMKVILPWKGKLAATFTFGVLRVLAFIGVGVLSALIVLALKHREPFNNLAIALAIVAPLSGVLHWLESWLAHDMAFRLLAEMRIDAFRKLEALAPAYLVRRRTGDLMALATHDIELVEYFFAHTVAPAFVAILVPAVVIVVLASASGWLALALLPFLLAVGLSPFLMRKRVDRLGSQAREAAGELGAFAVDSVQGLGEIVAFQQESRRGDRLNELTQRHIDLRLPFFRELTLQHSLLEVMTGLGGLAVVVTGAILSTGGAVDPGLLPLLTILAMAAFLPVSEIAQIGRQLADTLGATRRVYALANEPIPVRDGPGVPPRRGAASLALERVSFTYPGQNRRALADVSFTIPAGKTVALVGTSGAGKTTTAQLLMRFWDPEQGRITLNGADLRDYRLDELRRLIALVAQDTYLFNDTLRANILIARPDASEAELQAAIEHASLAELVATLPDGLDSPVGERGMSLSGGQRQRVAIARAFLKDAPILVLDEATSHLDAVNEQAVRRALDLLQADRTTIVIAHRLSTVRGADLIVVLDEGRVAETGTHASLLAKGGLYARLVSRQLAVAYAPAAS
- a CDS encoding DUF3175 domain-containing protein → MAARRRPSRRPSRRSSGNRKWSARVTRTSNALDLEGGVFNKRSAREIAASLKRSAERSHRRKSAPLRSAMSMLTFYINRAGKNLPARRRRTLDKAKDELRKLFKAKKAA
- a CDS encoding LysR family transcriptional regulator gives rise to the protein MTPSWDDLRIFLTLAREGTLTTAAKALGVSHPTVARRVAALERQIGARLFERLPDRFVPTSAGEELLGDTEAMERAALSIDRRSAGLSDTVRGVVRLSAGEAMSALLARHLPELRRQLAEIEFELVASHTLANLSRREADLLIREQVPDLGDIVARKLGRVAYAIYAHPALAVARLGPATMKAVPWVAFDDDHAYMPGQRWLADRLDGTRPAVRGNNWLVLHEAVRAGAGFAILPCYLGDPDPGLQRMGGVIAEVFADQWLLVHRDLRALPRMRAAMDAVVDLFQRERAVLEGRSPRNSFTGDVSRPGAR
- a CDS encoding phosphotransferase; the protein is MPIYAKTVPVMERHRFDVASLDRYLRGHLAGYRGGLEVHQFDSGHSNPTFFLSAEMVNGRRGDFVLRKKPPGKLVASAHQVDREFRVISALAATDVPVAPAHLLCADKSVIGQMFYLMSCVEGRILTDPSMPGCTAEERAAIFDSMNDVLARLHKVDPVAVGLGDYGRSGQYIARQLSRWSRQYAELKTENIPAMDKLIAWLPENIPAEDPTTIVHGDYRLGNLIVHPVEPRIVAVLDWELSTLGHPLCDLAYNCIGYHLGEPPHGFANVDLGKLGLPTEDDYVAAYCRRTGRERIQHWNYYLAFSLFRLAAIAQGVYRRGLAGNSSNPDSIKVSKAPRERAELAWSLVS
- a CDS encoding glutaredoxin domain-containing protein, which codes for MRLKEFLSVRGIDFVSVNVLEDPEGMAELQRLGVRSVPVLARGTKFTFGQSTKQIVDFLGLNENSGPQLSTKELAERVDKFMGAALELIPLMPYDRLGTHVPGRPRSYRTLAFHLFRVVDAFLGANRGIKLVQTMFREEPAADADAATLVAYGVKVRRHFADWWAEGDISPGKMLDTYYGPQSLHELMERTTWHCGQHVRQYMMLLDKEGIVHGTPLAVADFAKLPMPQNVWDG